The Salvia splendens isolate huo1 chromosome 21, SspV2, whole genome shotgun sequence genome includes a window with the following:
- the LOC121785520 gene encoding uncharacterized protein LOC121785520 translates to MDPDRPKRLHKYVPKPQTRKPVSTAIGDDGGTQRFPAHGVSGHLAKPGAKVEKKSPVQVAFSHSVKSSTITGSSRQRQRADDGSSSSYSEASTTGEMQDHFTSTSSARTQGVTDNIVDETGGATVKKKKEYRAPWDYNSLYPTELPLMKPHSGNPEILDKAEFEEAKEYDEKSLNSASILGLLEKDDTPRMLVFKFPPNLPVGRAPGYANRRETDDNLSAVEKSVRIGKGKEKVMVGSVAKGKEIAGSFIMSGSPRKKDTSLEEFPEGYMGKMLVYKSGAVKFKLGGIMYNVSSGTACTFHQNVMAVNIKDKRCCNLGGPDMTAVVTPNIDSLLSSQMD, encoded by the exons ATGGATCCAGACCGTCCAAAAAGG CTTCATAAATATGTTCCAAAGCCTCAAACTCGGAAACCCGTTTCAACTGCAAT TGGCGATGATGGCGGAACGCAGCGATTCCCTGCCCACGGAGTTTCC GGGCATCTAGCAAAGCCGGGAGCAAAAGTGGAGAAGAAAT CTCCAGTGCAAGTTGCCTTTTCACACTCAGTTAAATCAAGTACCATAACGGGCTCAAGCAGACAAAGGCAAAGGGCTGATGATGGAAGTTCTTCCTCCTACTCAGAAGCATCTACAACCGGTGAAATGCAAGATCATTTTACTTCTACTTCCTCTGCAAGAACACAAGGAGTCACTGACAATATTGTTGATGAAACTGGTGGTGCTACtgtgaagaagaaaaaagaatatCGAGCCCCTTGG GATTATAATAGTTTGTATCCTACTGAACTACCTCTTATGAAACCTCATTCTGGAAACCCAG AAATTCTTGATAAAGCTGAATTCGAGGAAGCTAAGGAGTATGATGaaaaatctctaaattctgctTCAATTCTTGGCTTGCTG GAAAAAGACGATACACCTAGGATGCTTGTTTTCAAGTTTCCTCCCAATCTTCCTGTAGGCAGAGCACCAGGATATGCCAACAGGAGAGAAACAGATGATAACTTGAGCGCAGTAGAAAAATCAGTGAGAATCGGGAAAGGAAAGGAGAAAGTAATGGTTGGCAGTGTTGCAAAAGGGAAAGAAATAGCTGGAAGCTTCATAATGAGTGGTTCCCCACGTAAAAAAGACACCAGTTTGGAGGAGTTTCCTGAGGGATACATGGGCAAGATGTTGGTCTACAAAAGTGGTGCTGTTAAGTTCAAGTTAGGAGGTATCATGTATAAT GTTTCATCTGGTACTGCCTGCACTTTCCATCAAAATGTTATGGCGGTCAACATAAAGGATAAACGGTGCTGTAATTTGGGAGGACCAGACATGACAGCTGTTGTGACTCCCAACATCGACTCCCTGTTAAGTAGCCAGATGGATTGA